The Acidobacteriota bacterium genome has a segment encoding these proteins:
- a CDS encoding RHS repeat-associated core domain-containing protein — translation GHGQYWFTAVDPATMQEFDQSPVIIDDARNTTLNQNPASAPASRNLQYIHRDHLGSTRLMTDENGIEIGRWKYFPFGMEAAVEESGDQRMKFTGHERDGATGLDYMKARSYQAVSARFLSPDPSSKSINRGAPSTWNRFSYTDSNPVVFTDPDGLIKYKGKGAQAYVARAKMYLAQTLAGKNAFKIAQGYKGSKEPTISINANHDDSYDPATNTINWDPTSGLNVAGQGGRTDSQGGTIQSAALGLFHELSHLIHHNQNPAEATRATGTKAPTYTNLEEKRATNAEKNIAKALDEPTRKSHGGTAVRTKTPTSKK, via the coding sequence GGGCCACGGCCAGTACTGGTTCACGGCGGTAGACCCGGCCACGATGCAGGAGTTCGACCAGAGCCCGGTGATCATCGACGACGCCCGCAACACCACCCTGAACCAGAACCCCGCCTCGGCCCCCGCCTCCCGCAACCTCCAATACATCCACCGCGACCACCTCGGCAGCACCCGCCTGATGACCGACGAGAACGGCATCGAGATCGGCCGCTGGAAGTACTTCCCGTTCGGGATGGAGGCGGCGGTGGAGGAGAGCGGGGATCAGCGGATGAAGTTTACCGGGCATGAGAGGGATGGGGCTACAGGTCTGGACTACATGAAAGCCAGATCTTATCAGGCAGTGTCTGCACGGTTCCTATCGCCCGATCCGAGCAGCAAGAGTATCAATAGGGGAGCACCCTCGACATGGAATCGCTTTTCGTATACTGACAGCAATCCTGTGGTCTTCACTGATCCAGATGGACTGATCAAGTACAAAGGGAAGGGGGCTCAAGCATACGTGGCAAGGGCAAAGATGTACTTGGCCCAGACTCTTGCTGGAAAGAACGCGTTCAAGATCGCGCAAGGTTACAAAGGCTCGAAGGAACCTACTATCTCTATCAATGCAAACCACGACGACAGCTATGATCCGGCGACGAACACGATCAACTGGGATCCGACGAGTGGACTCAACGTCGCCGGCCAGGGTGGCCGAACGGACTCTCAAGGGGGAACGATTCAGTCCGCCGCACTTGGGTTGTTCCATGAGTTATCGCATCTGATTCACCACAACCAGAATCCCGCGGAAGCTACAAGGGCTACGGGTACGAAGGCCCCAACCTACACCAACTTGGAGGAAAAGAGAGCGACGAATGCCGAGAAAAACATAGCGAAGGCTCTGGACGAGCCGACTCGAAAGAGCCATGGAGGAACTGCTGTGCGAACGAAGACTCCTACCTCCAAGAAGTAG